From Candidatus Zixiibacteriota bacterium, one genomic window encodes:
- a CDS encoding HypC/HybG/HupF family hydrogenase formation chaperone — protein sequence MCLAIPGKLIETFEQNGLRMGKVDYGGTVNTACIEYVPEAVVGQYVIVHAGFAITVIDENEAQKTLALWDELAEHMTDENS from the coding sequence ATGTGCCTGGCCATACCCGGAAAACTGATCGAGACGTTTGAGCAAAACGGCCTTCGCATGGGGAAGGTTGACTATGGCGGGACGGTCAATACAGCCTGTATCGAATATGTCCCGGAAGCGGTCGTGGGGCAGTATGTGATTGTCCACGCCGGATTCGCCATTACTGTCATCGATGAAAACGAGGCTCAGAAAACCCTGGCCTTATGGGACGAGCTGGCTGAACACATGACCGATGAGAATTCGTAG
- the hypD gene encoding hydrogenase formation protein HypD, with the protein MKHLSEYRDPGLVKALLSRINAVTTRPWVIMEICGGQTHSIVKNGIDRMLPPQIELVHGPGCPVCVTPLELIDKAIAIASFPNVIFTSFGDMLRVPGSKKDLFMVRAAGGDVRIVYSPLDALALARQFPDKQVVFFAVGFETTTPNTAMTVKQAMREGMNNFSLLVSHVLVPPAMTALLDSPLNRVNAYLAAGHVCAVMGWQQYEPIAGKYHVPVVVTGFEPVDLLNGILSAVTQLERGEARVENQYPRVVSREGNMSAKNDVTEVFEITDRAWRGIGNIPRSGLRLREEFASYDAEKRFAVDSITATESPDCISGLVLQGLKKPFECAAFGNRCTPQTPMGATMVSSEGACAAYYAYHRGDLNLTRQ; encoded by the coding sequence ATGAAACATCTCTCCGAGTACCGCGATCCCGGCCTGGTAAAGGCGCTACTATCACGAATAAATGCTGTGACCACCCGACCCTGGGTGATCATGGAGATCTGCGGCGGTCAGACGCACAGTATAGTCAAAAACGGGATCGACCGGATGTTGCCTCCGCAGATCGAGCTGGTTCATGGTCCAGGTTGCCCTGTTTGCGTAACGCCGTTGGAATTGATTGACAAGGCCATTGCGATTGCATCGTTCCCAAACGTGATCTTCACCTCATTTGGCGACATGCTGCGCGTGCCGGGTTCGAAGAAAGACCTGTTTATGGTGCGCGCTGCGGGGGGCGACGTGCGAATCGTGTACTCACCATTGGATGCCCTGGCTCTGGCCCGCCAATTCCCCGATAAGCAGGTGGTGTTTTTCGCGGTCGGCTTTGAGACTACCACACCGAACACTGCGATGACAGTCAAACAGGCGATGCGGGAGGGTATGAATAACTTCTCGTTACTGGTATCTCATGTTCTGGTGCCGCCGGCGATGACGGCACTGCTGGATTCACCCTTGAACCGCGTCAACGCCTACCTGGCCGCCGGACATGTGTGCGCGGTGATGGGCTGGCAGCAGTACGAGCCGATCGCGGGAAAATACCATGTGCCGGTGGTTGTAACCGGTTTCGAACCGGTGGACCTGCTTAACGGAATTCTGTCTGCCGTCACGCAATTGGAGCGCGGCGAGGCGAGAGTGGAGAATCAATATCCTCGGGTGGTCAGCCGCGAGGGAAACATGTCTGCGAAGAACGACGTGACCGAGGTGTTTGAGATCACCGACCGCGCCTGGCGGGGTATTGGCAATATCCCACGGAGCGGCCTCCGCCTTCGTGAGGAGTTCGCTTCATATGATGCCGAGAAGCGCTTTGCGGTCGATTCCATCACTGCGACTGAGTCGCCCGATTGTATCAGCGGGTTGGTGCTACAGGGATTGAAGAAACCGTTCGAATGCGCCGCGTTCGGCAATCGGTGCACGCCGCAGACTCCAATGGGCGCCACCATGGTATCATCGGAAGGGGCCTGTGCCGCATACTACGCCTATCATCGCGGCGATCTCAATCTCACAAGGCAATAG
- a CDS encoding MarR family transcriptional regulator has product MDKLRPDLITQLGSLALASRLRRLSDRLMRDVARVYAEQKVAFEPRWFPLLYLLKQQTTVSVTDAARALGLTHPAINQIAGAMIKAGLVSGNRDRSDERRRLLKLTPRGKDTYATLTPIWRQIETANSELLSETGHDLLAILTSVESLLDAKDMYARITHRLDGKPHIQKTVIAKRK; this is encoded by the coding sequence ATGGATAAACTAAGGCCGGATCTCATCACGCAGCTTGGAAGTCTCGCGTTAGCCAGCCGACTCCGGCGGTTAAGCGATCGCCTTATGCGAGACGTGGCCAGAGTGTACGCCGAGCAGAAGGTCGCGTTCGAACCGAGGTGGTTCCCGCTGCTATATTTGCTCAAGCAGCAAACGACGGTGAGTGTCACCGATGCCGCCCGGGCGCTTGGACTCACCCACCCGGCCATCAACCAGATTGCCGGTGCCATGATTAAGGCGGGGCTCGTCAGTGGCAACAGGGACCGCTCCGATGAACGCCGCCGACTGCTTAAGCTCACGCCCAGAGGCAAGGACACCTATGCGACCTTGACCCCCATCTGGCGGCAAATCGAGACTGCGAATAGCGAATTGTTGTCCGAGACAGGCCATGACCTGCTGGCTATCCTTACTTCAGTCGAATCGCTCCTTGACGCAAAAGACATGTACGCGCGCATCACCCATCGGCTGGACGGCAAACCGCATATTCAAAAGACAGTAATAGCGAAACGCAAATAG
- a CDS encoding S41 family peptidase gives MKLERLPGNIGYLDLRQFVGAEFAGQTAVNAMGFLANTDAIIFDLRQNGGGDPSMIQLLTSYLLKEPTHLNSFYIRQTDSIAQFWSAAWVPGQRLEKADVYVLTSSFTFSGAEEFTYNLKNLKRATIIGETTGGGAHPVEEHFFPSLHFGARIPFGRAINPISGTNWEGTGVKPDIEIPADKALVVAQQTALKKLLEKASSEDQKREMAWTLEGLEASLNPVTMLSTVLQSYTGTYGERTITLEEGRLYYQREGRPRFQLMPMAKDLFQLHGMDNFRLKILRDASGTVTGLEGRYADGFTDQSPKGPKP, from the coding sequence GTGAAACTCGAACGACTACCCGGGAATATCGGTTACCTGGATTTGAGACAATTCGTCGGCGCGGAGTTCGCCGGCCAGACCGCGGTCAATGCGATGGGATTCCTGGCCAATACCGATGCCATCATATTCGACCTCCGCCAAAACGGAGGTGGGGACCCATCCATGATCCAGCTGCTGACCAGCTACCTGCTCAAAGAACCGACCCATCTGAATAGCTTCTACATCCGACAGACCGACTCCATCGCCCAATTCTGGTCTGCTGCCTGGGTGCCAGGGCAGCGGTTGGAGAAGGCCGATGTGTACGTCCTGACCAGCAGTTTCACGTTTTCGGGCGCCGAAGAATTCACGTATAATCTCAAGAATCTGAAACGGGCCACGATCATCGGCGAGACCACCGGCGGCGGGGCGCACCCGGTTGAGGAGCACTTTTTCCCATCACTTCATTTTGGCGCGCGCATTCCGTTCGGGCGGGCCATCAATCCAATTTCCGGCACTAATTGGGAAGGGACCGGCGTAAAACCAGACATCGAGATTCCGGCCGATAAGGCCCTCGTAGTCGCCCAGCAGACAGCACTGAAGAAGCTTCTGGAAAAGGCCTCTTCTGAAGATCAAAAGCGTGAGATGGCCTGGACCCTCGAAGGGCTTGAGGCGTCATTGAATCCCGTGACAATGCTATCAACGGTTCTACAATCCTACACCGGCACATACGGCGAACGTACGATTACTCTTGAGGAAGGGCGTCTCTACTACCAACGTGAAGGACGTCCGAGATTTCAACTAATGCCGATGGCCAAAGACCTCTTTCAACTTCACGGGATGGACAACTTCCGACTCAAGATTCTCAGGGACGCATCCGGGACCGTGACCGGGCTTGAGGGGCGTTATGCGGACGGCTTTACGGACCAATCCCCTAAGGGGCCGAAACCGTAA